The DNA segment TCGTGGGTCTCCACGAACGCCTGTCGCTGGTGTTTTTGCCGCCCTATGCGCCGGAGTTGAACCCGATCGAGCTGGTGTAGGCGTATGTGAAGCGCAGTGTGCTGGGAAACTTCTGTGCCCGCTCGGTCTCGGAGCTGAAAGCGAAACTGGTGACGGCTTGGCAGCGGGTTCGGTATATCGACTTGCCTCATCAGCTCATAAATGCGAATCTATGCCGCTATCAATAAAGTCAATGTGAGGGACGTGGTGTTGCCCCCAGAGTGGAACTGAACACCGTTGTCAGAGGGCGGGGAGTTGAAGCTGAGGGGACCCGGTGCCCTGACGCCTGCCGGTGGATCATGACCGCAGCGGCAGCAGTCCGGCGTGCGTGGGTGTGAAGCTACACGCGGCGTAGAAATGGTTCAGATGGGGCTCGTGGTCCACGTGGAGCCACGCCACGTCCGCAGATTCCCGCGTGGCGCGGACGGCTTCCTGAACCAGCCGCGTGCCGATGCCGCGCCGCTGCCAGTCCGGATGCACGGTCGCGTCCAGCAGGAAGGCGTGCACGCCGCCGTCCCAGGCGACGTTCACGAACCCCACCAGCTGCCCCGCGTGGTACGCGGTGACCCAGGTCAGACTGCGCTCCAGCACCGCCGCCCAGCGTGACCCGTCGTCCAGGCCGCCCCACGCGAGGGACCGGAGGCCACCTAGCGCGGGCAGGTCCGGCCACTCGCGGACGCGGTACGTGACGGGCGGCGCGCTCAGGAGATGATGCCCAGCGTGCGCCCCACCTCGGCGTACGCCTGCAGGGCGTGATCCAAGTCCTCGCGGGTGTGCTCGGCCGTCACGATGTTCCGGATGCGGGCCAGCCCCTTGGGGACGGTCGGGAAGCCCAGACCCACCGCGAACACGCCCCGGTCGAACAGCAGGCGGCTCGCCTCAAACGCTGCCGGAGCCTCCCCGAAGATGACGGGCGTGATCGGCGTGGTGCTGCCGAAGATGTCGAAGCCCAGGCCCTGCAACTCCGCCTTGAAGTACCGGGTGTTCGCCCACAGGCGCTCCATCAGGGTCGGGTCGCGCTGCACCTCGTCCAGTGCGGCGGCCAGCGCACCCACCGTCGCGGGGGCCTGCGCGGTGCTGAACAGGTACGGGCGGGCGCGGTTGATCAGCAGCTGCCGCAGGTCCCCGTGCCCGGCGGCGTACCCGCCCACGCCGCCCCACGCCTTGCTGAGCGTCCCCACCTGGATCACGTCGTCGGCGTACTCGAAGCCGAAGTGATGCACCGTGCCGCGCCCCGCTTCGCCCATCACGCCGCTACCGTGCGCGTCGTCCACGTACGTCACCGCGCCGTACTTCCGCGCGACCGCCACGAGCCGGTCCAGCGGCGCCACGTCCCCATCCATGGAGAACACGCCGTCCGTGACGACCAGTTTCAGGCCGTCCGTATCGTGCTCTTTCAGCAGCCGCTCCAGATCATCTGGGTCCGCGTGTTTGAACACCTTCTTCGTGGCCTTCGTCAGGCGCAGCCCGTCGATGATGCTCGCGTGGTTCAGCTCGTCGCTGACGACCAGATCGCCCTCGCGCAGCAGGGCGCCCAGCACCCCCTGGTTCGTCGTGAACCCACTGTGCAGCACCAGCGCGCTCCCCGTGTGCTTGAACCGCGCGATCTGCTCCTCCAGCTCCTCGTGAATGCGCAGCGTCCCCGCGATGGTCCGCACCGCGCCCGCCCCCACGCCCCAGGTCTCCAGGTACTCGGCGGCGCGCGCCTTCAGGGCCGGGTGATCCGCGAAGCCCAGGTAGTTGTTGCTCGCGAGGTTCACCACCTCACGCCCATCCACGCGCGTCCGGGCGCGGTTCGCGCTGTCCAGCACGCGCGGATGAATCAGCAGCCCGCTCTCACGCAGGCCGGACAGCTCGGCAGTCAGACGGTCAGACAGGGAAGTGGCCATGCGGGCAGTCTAGTTCACCCCCCGGACCGCCGACCCGGTACGCCAGACACCCCGCCACCACCGGATGAAAAACGGTCCGCGCGTACATTATGGTGCCAGGGTGCTGCCCTCCCGCCTGCGTGACCACCTCCCCGCCCTGACCGGCGCGGCCACAGCCATCGGCACGCCCGCCGACCTGGACGGTCACCTGCTGCGTCCCCTGACGCCCCTGCTTCAACTCCAGTGGACCCGCTGGCAGCGGGACGGCATTCACTGGACGCCCGCCAGCCACAGCGCCGCCCCGCCCAGCCACGCCCCCACCCCCCCGGCCCTGCTGGACACCCAGGACGCCGCCCTCCCGGCCCTGACCGTCACCGCGGACGGCCTGCTGCTGCAGGTCACGCCCGACGACGCCGCGCAGCTGACCGGACCGACCCCCAGCGCGCAGGAACAGGGAGAACTGCTCGTGGTGGCCCAGGTGGCCGCCCTCGCGCTGCGCCACGCGGCCCTGACCCGTTCGGCCGACACGACCCGCGCCGTTCTGGCCCGCGTGCAGACGCTCGCGAACCTCAGCCCCATCGGCATTGCCACCGGCAACCTGGACGGCCAGCTGGTCGAGGTCAACGACGCGTACCTGCACCTGCTGGGCTACACCCGCGAGGACTTCGACAGCGGACTGATCAACTGGGTGGACCTCACGCCCGCCACCGAACGCGCCGGAGACGAGGCTGCCTTCGCCCGCGCGTTCACGCACGGCACCAGCGGCTGGTACGAGAAGACCATGATCGACCGCTACGGCCAGCCGCTGCCGGTCGAGGTGCAGCTGCTGCGCTACCACGACCAGCCGGGCGACCTGGTCATCGGGTACGTCCGCGACCTGCGGGAACGCCGCGCGCTGGAAGTCGAGCGGCAGGCCCGCGCCGACGCCACCGCCGCGCAGCTCAGCCGCAGCGAATCCGACCTCGCGCAGCTGGCCGCGCAGCTGCACGCCCAGAACACCGAACTTGAGGCCCGCACCGCCGTCCTCGAAGGTTTCGCGGAACTCACCCGCGACCTCACCCTGGAAGGCGACCTGTACGCCCTGATCCGCCGCGCCCAGCAGTTCGCGCAGCACCTGCTGCCCAGCGGATTCGCCGTGTACTACGAACCCGAAGGGGACCTGTGGCGCCTGAAATCCCAGGTGGGCGACCTGGGCAACCCCGACCTGCAGGCCGTGCTGAACGCCGGCATCTCCTTTACCGGCACCCCGAACCTGCTGATCCCCTGGCAGACCCGCCGGCCGTACTACCAGGAGCACTACGACCA comes from the Deinococcus sedimenti genome and includes:
- a CDS encoding PAS domain S-box protein, which produces MLPSRLRDHLPALTGAATAIGTPADLDGHLLRPLTPLLQLQWTRWQRDGIHWTPASHSAAPPSHAPTPPALLDTQDAALPALTVTADGLLLQVTPDDAAQLTGPTPSAQEQGELLVVAQVAALALRHAALTRSADTTRAVLARVQTLANLSPIGIATGNLDGQLVEVNDAYLHLLGYTREDFDSGLINWVDLTPATERAGDEAAFARAFTHGTSGWYEKTMIDRYGQPLPVEVQLLRYHDQPGDLVIGYVRDLRERRALEVERQARADATAAQLSRSESDLAQLAAQLHAQNTELEARTAVLEGFAELTRDLTLEGDLYALIRRAQQFAQHLLPSGFAVYYEPEGDLWRLKSQVGDLGNPDLQAVLNAGISFTGTPNLLIPWQTRRPYYQEHYDHAADGLETLTAQLQTTATLPVTVHGQPRGIFAFGLNHARNWRRTDKAVLESVSQSLGLAIERAEQARTLREHATELEVRTRALEAFAELSRDLTLEPDPVGLVARAQDIIVELLPQAVTTYYEPEG
- a CDS encoding glycine C-acetyltransferase — encoded protein: MATSLSDRLTAELSGLRESGLLIHPRVLDSANRARTRVDGREVVNLASNNYLGFADHPALKARAAEYLETWGVGAGAVRTIAGTLRIHEELEEQIARFKHTGSALVLHSGFTTNQGVLGALLREGDLVVSDELNHASIIDGLRLTKATKKVFKHADPDDLERLLKEHDTDGLKLVVTDGVFSMDGDVAPLDRLVAVARKYGAVTYVDDAHGSGVMGEAGRGTVHHFGFEYADDVIQVGTLSKAWGGVGGYAAGHGDLRQLLINRARPYLFSTAQAPATVGALAAALDEVQRDPTLMERLWANTRYFKAELQGLGFDIFGSTTPITPVIFGEAPAAFEASRLLFDRGVFAVGLGFPTVPKGLARIRNIVTAEHTREDLDHALQAYAEVGRTLGIIS
- a CDS encoding GNAT family N-acetyltransferase, which translates into the protein MLERSLTWVTAYHAGQLVGFVNVAWDGGVHAFLLDATVHPDWQRRGIGTRLVQEAVRATRESADVAWLHVDHEPHLNHFYAACSFTPTHAGLLPLRS